Proteins encoded within one genomic window of Candidatus Thiodiazotropha endoloripes:
- a CDS encoding imelysin family protein, translated as MRLQPIAAALLSASLFTACGGGGGSSDDDNSSSTSLINIENVLKVLETNADIALAVYSDAITTAEALKIALTALRADPTETTLQSAKDAWLAAREPYGQTEVYRFRLSPIDSTNYSDEDGPEGDINAWPLGEALIDYVNVDTGNSADDFGDDQVGVTANAAGINGNGALTEADAEADSSNNIIGDTSITINADLLANTATADDEHDVIAGYHAIEFLLWGQDLNNNATITVPEDRTQAVKTHDASNLATGGQRPISDFVSTASNDAADRRHQYLEVAVDKLIADLQQVRDGWIEGASYRTAFTSVANEAEAKQKLAEILTGMGTLSEGELAGERMQIAFSTNSQEDEHSCFSDNTHRDIWLNAEGVSNSYYGVYAGYDSDLDGIDDETTNAVDGYGIDDYLQDAGLTTLKNNIETALTDTESAYVAIDAAARAGRPVDVLITEAKTSDNPLYPAIISLNSQSSLIQQIADELNLGNVVDDDASGCDTSDPSAEC; from the coding sequence ATGAGATTGCAACCCATTGCCGCGGCCCTACTGAGTGCTAGCCTGTTCACTGCCTGTGGAGGTGGTGGTGGCAGTAGTGACGACGATAATAGTTCGTCTACATCATTGATTAATATAGAAAATGTATTAAAAGTACTGGAGACCAACGCAGATATCGCTCTAGCTGTTTACAGTGATGCCATTACGACAGCTGAAGCATTGAAAATCGCCCTCACCGCCTTACGTGCCGATCCCACGGAGACAACCCTGCAATCAGCTAAGGATGCCTGGCTGGCAGCCCGTGAGCCCTACGGTCAGACCGAAGTTTACCGTTTCCGCCTCAGCCCCATCGACTCGACAAACTACAGCGATGAAGACGGCCCTGAAGGTGACATCAATGCCTGGCCTCTTGGAGAGGCACTGATCGACTATGTCAATGTGGATACTGGTAATAGTGCCGATGATTTTGGCGATGACCAAGTGGGTGTGACTGCAAATGCTGCAGGCATCAATGGTAATGGTGCGCTTACTGAAGCCGATGCCGAAGCCGACAGCAGCAACAACATCATTGGTGATACCAGTATTACCATCAACGCAGATCTGTTGGCCAATACGGCTACTGCCGATGACGAACATGATGTTATTGCCGGTTACCATGCCATTGAATTCCTGCTATGGGGTCAGGATCTCAATAACAACGCCACGATTACAGTCCCGGAGGATAGAACTCAGGCAGTTAAAACCCATGACGCTTCCAATCTGGCAACAGGGGGGCAACGCCCCATATCCGACTTTGTCAGCACGGCGTCTAATGATGCTGCAGATCGCCGACACCAGTACCTGGAAGTTGCAGTAGATAAGTTGATTGCTGACCTGCAACAGGTTAGAGATGGTTGGATCGAAGGTGCCAGTTACCGTACTGCCTTCACCTCGGTGGCCAATGAAGCCGAAGCGAAACAGAAGCTGGCTGAGATTCTTACTGGGATGGGGACCTTATCTGAAGGCGAGTTGGCAGGTGAGCGAATGCAGATCGCATTTAGCACCAACTCCCAGGAAGATGAACACTCCTGTTTTTCCGATAATACTCACCGTGATATCTGGCTGAATGCGGAAGGGGTTTCCAACAGTTATTACGGTGTCTATGCCGGGTATGACAGCGACCTGGATGGTATTGACGATGAAACCACCAATGCAGTGGATGGTTATGGCATTGATGACTACCTCCAGGATGCCGGGCTCACGACGCTGAAGAACAATATCGAAACCGCCCTGACAGACACCGAATCCGCTTATGTGGCGATTGATGCTGCCGCTCGGGCAGGTCGTCCGGTAGACGTACTGATCACTGAGGCAAAAACCAGTGATAATCCCCTGTATCCGGCAATCATCTCCCTGAATAGCCAATCATCTTTGATTCAACAAATTGCTGATGAACTGAATCTGGGCAATGTGGTTGATGACGATGCATCGGGGTGTGATACAAGCGATCCATCCGCTGAATGCTGA
- a CDS encoding FKBP-type peptidyl-prolyl cis-trans isomerase: MKEIIQHHKLVELNYKVLDEKTGQVLSTVEFPISYVHGADQVLATQVTAQLEGRAEGEIIEVLIDGNTIYGPRDEGLVFTDHIENVPEEFREIGTKILMENEKGEPREFIVTRMDDKTLTVDGNNPLCGRDLIFKLEILKVREATEQEIEAGTKVVNGPDIDLGSDKIVPI; the protein is encoded by the coding sequence ATGAAAGAGATCATACAACATCATAAACTCGTTGAACTGAACTATAAGGTTCTCGACGAGAAAACCGGCCAGGTTCTATCAACTGTTGAGTTTCCGATCAGTTATGTACATGGCGCTGATCAGGTTCTCGCCACTCAGGTTACGGCACAACTTGAGGGCAGGGCAGAAGGTGAGATCATTGAAGTACTGATCGACGGTAATACGATCTACGGTCCCCGTGATGAGGGACTGGTTTTTACCGATCATATCGAAAACGTGCCGGAAGAGTTCCGTGAGATCGGTACCAAGATTCTGATGGAGAACGAAAAGGGCGAACCCAGGGAGTTCATTGTCACCCGTATGGATGACAAAACCCTGACCGTTGATGGCAACAACCCCTTGTGCGGTAGAGATCTGATCTTCAAGTTAGAGATCCTCAAAGTCAGAGAGGCTACTGAACAGGAAATCGAAGCCGGTACCAAAGTGGTTAACGGGCCGGATATCGACTTGGGCAGCGATAAGATTGTGCCAATCTAG
- a CDS encoding cytochrome-c peroxidase: MNISRDFTKFTVVMTCGLLFSACGGGGSSSDGSDESEATFTSKEALGEALFSDVNLSGNRTQACSTCHNPDRAFIDDRLDAFGEIGAVSMGDDGISLGDRNTPSAAYAAFSPDFFEGTRDRLNSDAGQYQGFMGGQFLDGREADLKGQAGGPPLNPIEMNMPDKASVVARIQENEDYVEAFESLYSETVFDDVDAAYEAMTESIAKFEKTEGFASFDSDYDRHIKGEYDEYILTKAGLGKALFFSQEFTNCATCHQLQPNSHPQETFSSYEYHNIGVPENTAVRAVNNTAEGFIDNGLLDNPATADTSHQGKFKVPTLRNVAVTEPYMHNGVFRDLKTVILFYDQFNNEDRSLNPETGAAWTEAEVPETINHSELAAPALTDEEVEALVCFLRSLTDARYKHLIEEKGIRCE; the protein is encoded by the coding sequence ATGAATATTTCAAGAGATTTTACGAAATTTACGGTTGTGATGACCTGTGGCCTTTTATTTTCGGCATGTGGAGGCGGTGGCAGTAGCAGTGATGGCTCTGATGAAAGTGAGGCAACTTTTACAAGCAAAGAGGCATTGGGAGAAGCGCTTTTTTCCGATGTGAATCTTTCTGGAAATCGTACCCAGGCCTGTTCAACCTGCCACAATCCGGATCGGGCCTTTATCGATGATCGCCTGGATGCTTTTGGTGAGATCGGTGCGGTTTCTATGGGTGATGACGGAATATCATTAGGCGACCGCAACACACCTTCAGCTGCCTACGCTGCCTTCAGTCCCGATTTCTTTGAAGGAACTCGTGATCGTCTCAACAGTGATGCAGGTCAGTATCAGGGATTTATGGGTGGCCAGTTTTTGGATGGCAGAGAAGCCGATCTCAAAGGTCAGGCTGGCGGACCGCCATTGAATCCCATCGAGATGAACATGCCTGACAAGGCGAGTGTCGTGGCTCGAATACAGGAGAACGAAGACTATGTTGAAGCCTTCGAGTCACTCTACAGTGAGACTGTTTTCGATGATGTGGATGCTGCCTACGAGGCCATGACCGAGAGTATCGCTAAGTTTGAGAAAACCGAGGGTTTTGCTAGCTTTGACTCTGACTACGATCGCCATATAAAAGGTGAGTATGATGAGTATATTCTCACCAAAGCTGGCTTGGGTAAGGCACTGTTCTTTTCTCAGGAATTCACCAACTGCGCAACCTGCCATCAGCTGCAGCCCAACAGTCATCCTCAGGAGACCTTCTCCAGTTACGAATACCACAATATTGGTGTACCGGAAAACACCGCTGTGCGGGCGGTTAACAATACAGCTGAAGGATTTATCGATAATGGCTTGCTAGATAATCCTGCCACCGCTGATACCTCCCACCAGGGTAAATTTAAAGTGCCCACATTACGAAACGTAGCGGTTACCGAACCCTATATGCACAATGGTGTGTTTCGTGATCTTAAGACCGTGATTTTGTTCTACGATCAGTTCAATAATGAAGATCGCAGCTTGAATCCTGAGACGGGGGCCGCTTGGACGGAGGCTGAAGTTCCAGAGACGATCAATCACAGCGAACTCGCTGCCCCGGCATTGACCGATGAGGAGGTGGAAGCGTTGGTATGCTTCTTACGTTCTCTAACAGATGCCCGCTACAAGCATCTCATTGAGGAAAAGGGCATTCGTTGTGAATGA
- a CDS encoding adenylyl-sulfate reductase yields the protein MQIYVILMVIMVVGGTIIDLIHKKSAQYFFENSKKAEKNAKRTVSSGEKMSLAVQTVASEVLTSSEFCNPQRRLSHLLTMYGFIIFVVSTATLIFAYPTEASAGIWPMLWHIGAAMLCIGGYWFWFIIRVDVSAEGKPWYKLAKADIFIVSLLTTATFGLLWSATQGGGLGWLFFALFIISSTSLFGTVLWSKFAHMFFKPAAAYQKKITKADGSQENLPDLGELSDPALQSRYPDIPEYMGTNPPNMGLGIKREAPQHY from the coding sequence ATGCAGATTTACGTAATCCTGATGGTCATCATGGTGGTCGGTGGCACTATCATCGATTTGATCCACAAGAAAAGTGCTCAGTACTTTTTCGAGAATTCCAAAAAAGCTGAAAAAAACGCCAAGCGTACCGTTAGCAGCGGTGAGAAAATGTCGCTTGCAGTGCAGACAGTTGCCAGCGAGGTACTGACCTCATCTGAATTCTGTAATCCGCAGCGCCGGCTTTCACACCTTTTAACTATGTACGGTTTCATCATCTTCGTTGTCTCCACGGCAACGCTGATTTTTGCCTACCCAACTGAGGCTTCGGCTGGCATCTGGCCTATGCTTTGGCATATTGGCGCAGCCATGCTCTGCATCGGCGGTTACTGGTTCTGGTTCATTATCCGTGTTGATGTATCTGCCGAGGGCAAGCCCTGGTACAAACTGGCGAAAGCCGACATTTTCATCGTCTCTCTGCTGACTACCGCCACTTTCGGTTTGCTGTGGTCCGCAACTCAGGGCGGTGGCCTTGGCTGGTTGTTCTTCGCACTGTTCATTATCTCGAGCACATCGCTTTTCGGTACTGTGCTTTGGTCGAAGTTTGCCCACATGTTCTTCAAACCTGCTGCGGCTTATCAGAAGAAAATCACCAAAGCGGACGGCTCGCAAGAGAATCTGCCAGATCTGGGTGAATTGTCTGATCCTGCACTGCAGTCACGCTATCCGGATATCCCCGAGTACATGGGTACCAACCCACCGAACATGGGACTTGGCATCAAGCGTGAAGCGCCTCAGCACTACTAA
- the aprA gene encoding adenylyl-sulfate reductase subunit alpha translates to MAYKTIVEDNIDILVAGAGLGGTGAAFEARYWGKDKKIVIAEKANIDRSGAVAQGLYAINCYMGTRFGENNPEDHVRYARIDLMGMVREDLLFDMARHVDSAVHQFEEWGMPIMRNPKTGSYLREGRWQIMIHGESYKPLVAEAAKKSADKVYNRICVTHLLMDDAKENRVAGAVGFNVRTGDYHVFKSKTVVVGAGGASNIFKPRSVGEGAGRVWYAPWSSGSAYGLMIGAGAKMTQMENRIVLARFKDGYGPVGAYFLHLKTYTQNCDGEEYESKWFPALEKMVGKAYLDTEASHVSHRPIPTCLRNHAFINEVASGKGPIHMVTMEAFQDPHLEEIGWHNFLGMTVGQAVLWAATDVNPKYENPELTTSEPYVMGSHATGCGAWCSGPEDISPDEYFWGYNRMTTVEGLFGAGDAVGGTPHAFSSGSFTEGRLAAKAACKYIDDGKAQGIRVSQEQIDRRKEDIYKPMEHYKIYRNEIVAGSVNPNYINPRQGLDRLQKLMDEYAGGVTVQYMTNEKLLHIGLKKMKTLEEDLEKVAAENVHELLRAWELKHRHLASEAVIHHTLFREETRWPGYYYRGDHMKVDDDNWHVLTVSRRDPVSGEYTMEKAPLYHLVGDIEDKALAELKATEK, encoded by the coding sequence ATGGCCTACAAAACTATCGTAGAAGACAATATCGATATCCTGGTCGCTGGTGCTGGCCTCGGCGGTACCGGTGCGGCTTTCGAAGCGCGCTACTGGGGTAAAGATAAGAAGATCGTAATTGCTGAAAAAGCCAACATCGACCGTTCCGGTGCTGTGGCCCAGGGTCTCTACGCGATCAACTGTTACATGGGTACTCGCTTCGGTGAGAACAACCCGGAAGATCACGTACGTTATGCCCGTATCGACTTGATGGGTATGGTTCGTGAGGATCTGTTGTTCGACATGGCTCGCCACGTAGACTCGGCTGTACATCAGTTCGAAGAGTGGGGCATGCCGATCATGCGTAACCCCAAGACCGGTTCCTACCTGCGTGAAGGTCGCTGGCAGATCATGATTCACGGTGAGTCCTACAAGCCGTTGGTGGCTGAGGCTGCCAAGAAGTCTGCAGACAAGGTCTATAACCGTATCTGTGTTACCCACCTGCTGATGGATGACGCCAAAGAGAACCGGGTTGCCGGTGCTGTTGGCTTCAACGTACGTACTGGTGATTACCACGTATTCAAATCCAAGACTGTTGTCGTAGGTGCCGGTGGTGCTTCCAATATCTTCAAGCCTCGCTCCGTTGGTGAGGGTGCTGGTCGTGTTTGGTACGCTCCTTGGTCCTCCGGTTCAGCTTACGGTCTGATGATCGGCGCTGGCGCCAAGATGACTCAGATGGAGAATCGTATCGTACTGGCACGATTCAAAGACGGTTACGGCCCTGTTGGTGCTTACTTCCTGCATCTCAAGACCTACACCCAGAACTGTGACGGTGAAGAGTACGAATCCAAGTGGTTCCCGGCTCTGGAAAAAATGGTGGGTAAAGCCTACCTGGACACCGAAGCGTCCCACGTTTCACATCGTCCGATTCCAACCTGTCTGCGTAACCACGCGTTCATCAACGAGGTTGCTTCCGGTAAAGGTCCTATCCACATGGTCACCATGGAAGCCTTCCAGGACCCACATCTCGAAGAGATCGGCTGGCATAACTTCCTGGGTATGACCGTTGGTCAGGCTGTTCTCTGGGCAGCTACCGACGTTAACCCCAAGTATGAGAACCCCGAGCTGACCACCTCTGAGCCTTACGTCATGGGCTCTCACGCCACTGGTTGTGGCGCCTGGTGTTCAGGTCCTGAAGATATCTCTCCTGATGAGTACTTCTGGGGCTACAACCGTATGACCACCGTCGAAGGTCTGTTCGGCGCAGGTGACGCGGTTGGCGGAACTCCTCACGCTTTCTCCTCTGGTTCTTTCACCGAGGGTCGTCTCGCAGCCAAGGCTGCTTGTAAGTACATCGACGACGGTAAGGCTCAGGGCATTCGTGTTTCTCAGGAGCAGATCGATCGCCGTAAGGAAGATATCTACAAACCGATGGAGCACTACAAGATCTATCGTAATGAGATCGTTGCCGGTTCGGTTAACCCCAACTACATCAACCCACGTCAGGGTCTGGATCGTCTGCAGAAACTGATGGACGAGTATGCTGGTGGTGTTACCGTTCAGTACATGACCAATGAGAAGTTGCTGCACATCGGTCTGAAGAAGATGAAGACCCTCGAAGAGGATCTTGAGAAGGTAGCCGCTGAGAATGTCCATGAACTGCTGCGTGCATGGGAGTTGAAGCATCGTCACCTCGCTTCCGAGGCCGTTATTCATCACACTCTGTTCCGTGAGGAGACTCGCTGGCCTGGTTACTACTACCGCGGTGACCACATGAAAGTGGATGATGATAACTGGCATGTACTGACTGTATCCCGTCGTGATCCTGTTTCCGGCGAATACACCATGGAAAAAGCACCTCTGTATCACCTGGTTGGTGATATCGAAGATAAGGCGCTTGCAGAACTGAAGGCTACCGAAAAATAG
- the aprB gene encoding adenylyl-sulfate reductase subunit beta: MPTFVYMTRCDGCGHCVDICPSDIMHIDPTYRRAYNIEPNMCWECYSCVKACPHHAIDVRGYADFAPLGHSVRVIRDEEKGVIAWRIKSRNGETDLNLLAPITTKPWGKHIPQLSSVPAPTQDQRDSQLLYNEPKYIRLDDGDIHTLESNGLHMEKGVYY; encoded by the coding sequence ATGCCAACATTCGTATATATGACCCGTTGTGACGGCTGCGGACACTGTGTCGATATCTGCCCTTCAGACATCATGCACATCGATCCGACTTACCGTCGTGCTTACAACATCGAACCCAACATGTGCTGGGAGTGCTACTCCTGCGTCAAAGCATGTCCGCATCATGCGATTGACGTACGTGGTTATGCTGACTTTGCTCCTCTCGGCCACTCAGTTCGAGTGATTCGTGATGAGGAGAAGGGTGTTATCGCCTGGCGGATCAAATCCCGCAATGGCGAAACCGACCTGAACCTGCTGGCACCTATCACCACTAAGCCTTGGGGCAAGCACATTCCTCAACTCTCCAGTGTTCCTGCTCCTACTCAGGATCAGCGTGACAGCCAACTGCTGTACAACGAACCGAAATACATTCGTCTCGACGATGGTGATATCCACACTCTCGAGTCCAATGGCTTGCATATGGAAAAAGGGGTGTACTACTAA
- a CDS encoding DUF1513 domain-containing protein, producing the protein MATLTLMPSSLLAAGAYLNKGRSNIWLSAQGDKAKTYGIGLFFSDNANSLKIPSGFRGHGVSLHPSHNRVVMFARRPGTEAIEVDLESRDHRLAFVCKNNRHLFGHGSFSPDGKLLYTTEAEIDTGRGLIAIRDANSYELLAEISSHGIGPHELKLLNDGKTLVVANGGILTHPDSGRKKLNLDSMSSNLCYIDSYSGKRLALHRLTETKASIRHLDVADDDTVAFGMQFQREAAAHDSLVPLTATHRLGDPLRLLEAPAAIVMQLRDYIGSVAINNRSRVVGFTSPKGSIALFWNLNNGAFLGYHQLHDVCGIAVTEDQRYFALTSSNGQMRLLDAQTLKEDRAHRQHPDFRWDNHLLLTTG; encoded by the coding sequence ATGGCAACCCTGACGCTTATGCCCTCCTCTCTTCTTGCTGCAGGCGCCTATCTGAATAAGGGTAGAAGTAATATCTGGCTTTCAGCACAAGGGGATAAAGCCAAAACTTACGGTATTGGTTTGTTTTTCTCAGATAACGCCAACAGTCTAAAGATACCCTCTGGGTTCCGTGGGCATGGTGTCAGTCTGCATCCATCACATAACCGAGTCGTGATGTTTGCCCGTCGTCCAGGAACAGAGGCAATAGAGGTTGACCTGGAGAGCCGTGATCATCGACTGGCATTTGTGTGTAAAAACAACCGGCATCTGTTTGGGCATGGCAGTTTTTCACCTGATGGAAAACTCCTGTACACCACCGAAGCAGAGATCGATACGGGTCGAGGCCTGATCGCCATCAGAGATGCAAACAGCTATGAATTACTGGCTGAGATCTCCAGCCACGGTATTGGGCCTCATGAACTGAAACTGCTCAATGATGGAAAAACACTGGTTGTCGCCAATGGCGGCATACTCACCCATCCCGATAGTGGTAGAAAAAAACTCAATCTAGACAGCATGTCCTCAAACCTCTGCTATATCGATAGTTACTCCGGTAAAAGGCTAGCCTTACATCGACTTACTGAGACAAAAGCCAGCATTCGTCATCTTGATGTGGCCGATGATGATACCGTTGCCTTTGGAATGCAGTTTCAGCGAGAGGCTGCTGCTCACGATTCACTGGTGCCATTAACCGCAACTCATCGACTCGGTGATCCGCTACGCTTGCTCGAAGCACCAGCGGCGATAGTGATGCAATTGCGCGATTATATTGGCAGTGTCGCGATCAATAACAGAAGTCGAGTCGTTGGATTCACCAGCCCCAAAGGCAGTATTGCACTTTTTTGGAATCTGAATAACGGGGCCTTTCTCGGATATCACCAACTGCACGATGTGTGCGGTATCGCAGTCACAGAAGATCAGCGTTATTTTGCCCTGACCAGTTCGAATGGTCAGATGAGACTGCTTGATGCGCAGACCCTTAAAGAAGATCGAGCACATCGCCAACACCCTGATTTCAGATGGGATAACCATCTGCTTCTCACAACAGGGTAA
- a CDS encoding GNAT family N-acetyltransferase, which produces MKFVCYADWSELPASVDQLFALTEKESLFFSRTWFENLHKHGFGDDQTLLLACVVDGEKVVALLPLMQTGGEHAYPVKHLYTSLYTLLIEYSGNRQILACLIEGLRALPLHSLQLEPVAENDLSLHELEQTMTSYGYTCHRYFSFYNWYHRTNGESFSDYLAARPSRVRNTVGRKQRKLKREQDYRIELFTKGHLDQALADYRAVYDASWKANEVFEPFVEGLAKNLSESGWLRLAILYINNHPAAAQFWFVAHGKASIFKLVYDEAWKRYSPGTILLAYLMEQVIDRDKVEEIDFLTGNDAYKQDWMSQRRQRWRLSCIDNNPQTARGINPISALRVKLKSLKEKVYNS; this is translated from the coding sequence ATGAAATTTGTCTGTTACGCTGACTGGTCTGAATTGCCGGCCAGCGTCGATCAGCTGTTTGCCTTGACGGAAAAGGAGAGCCTGTTTTTTTCCCGAACCTGGTTTGAAAACCTACACAAACATGGGTTCGGTGATGACCAGACACTGTTACTGGCCTGTGTAGTTGATGGGGAAAAGGTGGTTGCCCTGCTTCCATTGATGCAAACTGGTGGCGAACACGCCTATCCGGTAAAGCACCTCTATACGTCCCTCTACACCCTGCTGATTGAATACAGTGGTAACAGACAGATTCTGGCGTGCTTGATTGAAGGATTAAGAGCGCTGCCACTCCATTCGCTGCAACTGGAGCCTGTTGCCGAGAATGATTTGAGCCTGCATGAGCTAGAACAAACCATGACCTCTTACGGCTACACCTGTCATCGCTACTTCAGTTTTTATAATTGGTATCACCGCACAAACGGGGAGTCTTTTTCCGATTATCTGGCTGCCCGCCCATCAAGGGTGAGAAACACTGTCGGACGTAAACAACGCAAGCTCAAACGGGAACAGGATTACCGAATTGAACTCTTCACCAAAGGCCATTTGGATCAGGCTCTGGCCGATTATCGAGCGGTCTATGATGCCAGTTGGAAGGCCAATGAGGTATTTGAACCTTTTGTTGAGGGTCTGGCCAAAAATCTGTCTGAATCAGGCTGGTTGAGGCTCGCGATTCTCTATATCAACAACCATCCGGCTGCCGCACAGTTCTGGTTCGTCGCCCACGGTAAGGCCAGTATTTTTAAGCTGGTCTATGACGAAGCTTGGAAACGCTACTCACCCGGCACAATTCTACTTGCCTATTTGATGGAACAGGTCATCGACCGAGACAAAGTTGAAGAGATTGACTTTCTCACAGGTAACGATGCCTACAAACAGGATTGGATGTCGCAACGCCGTCAACGCTGGCGATTGAGCTGTATCGACAATAACCCCCAGACAGCCAGGGGGATCAATCCTATCAGTGCGCTGAGGGTTAAGCTGAAAAGCTTAAAAGAGAAAGTGTATAATAGTTGA
- a CDS encoding di-heme oxidoredictase family protein, whose amino-acid sequence MLLIVSGCGNSAAPTLSSSESLPGGEASVSIQPFASFQLPAENLPQAQHPDFHAGKALAHQPWVRAPTITTARDGLGPLYNARTCLFCHINGGRSQMPESPDRELIGPFVRISIPGKDKIQGVVPEPVYGDQLHTQSVALSHQLRQVSQLKKVSLKAEEVKPEAYIYIDWQHSTFTYPDQTQVNLRWPKPRITKLAYGELNADTMFSLRNSPPIHGTGLLELIPQTAIDKLADPQDSNGDGISGRVNHVWDFEQARTVPGRFGLKANRANNLRIVTAAAFTGDVGITNPLFPQQPCTEAQTRCLKTANGNGEEGVEIPDNLLSLVTDFLRNLGVPKRSNWNSEPVLAGRELFYQSGCQQCHHPDYTTAESSQLPHLSKQKIWPYTDLLLHDMGPDLADGRPDYQASGSEWRTPPLWGVGLREAVNGSNNLLHDGRARTVEEAILWHGGEAKQVRRHFVNLKADQRQLLIEFVKSL is encoded by the coding sequence TTGCTGCTGATTGTTAGCGGTTGCGGCAATTCAGCGGCGCCCACCCTGTCGTCGTCAGAATCACTACCTGGAGGTGAAGCTTCGGTTTCAATCCAACCATTCGCCTCATTTCAGTTGCCTGCTGAAAATCTTCCTCAGGCACAACATCCGGATTTTCATGCTGGCAAGGCCCTGGCTCACCAGCCCTGGGTGCGTGCTCCCACCATAACGACCGCCCGGGATGGATTGGGCCCACTCTACAATGCACGAACCTGCCTTTTTTGCCATATCAACGGTGGTCGCAGCCAGATGCCGGAGAGCCCGGATCGAGAGCTAATCGGACCTTTCGTACGCATCAGTATACCAGGCAAAGACAAAATCCAAGGCGTGGTGCCTGAACCGGTATACGGTGACCAACTACATACCCAGTCGGTTGCTCTGAGTCATCAACTACGTCAGGTAAGCCAGTTGAAAAAGGTGAGCCTGAAAGCCGAGGAGGTTAAACCCGAGGCCTATATCTATATCGACTGGCAACATTCGACCTTCACCTACCCGGACCAGACACAGGTTAATCTGCGCTGGCCGAAACCCCGTATCACAAAACTTGCGTATGGTGAATTGAATGCTGACACCATGTTCAGCTTACGTAATTCCCCACCTATCCATGGTACAGGCCTGCTGGAACTGATCCCCCAAACCGCCATCGATAAACTTGCCGATCCACAGGACAGCAATGGTGATGGAATCTCAGGTAGAGTCAATCATGTTTGGGACTTTGAACAAGCCAGGACTGTACCGGGACGATTTGGATTGAAGGCCAATCGGGCGAATAACCTACGTATTGTTACCGCTGCAGCCTTTACTGGCGATGTAGGCATTACCAACCCTCTTTTCCCACAGCAACCCTGTACCGAAGCACAGACCCGATGTTTGAAAACCGCTAATGGGAACGGCGAAGAAGGTGTGGAAATCCCAGACAATCTATTGAGTCTGGTAACTGATTTCCTACGCAATCTTGGTGTTCCCAAGCGCAGTAATTGGAACAGTGAGCCAGTATTGGCAGGGCGGGAGCTCTTTTACCAATCGGGCTGTCAGCAATGTCACCACCCGGATTACACCACAGCTGAATCAAGCCAATTGCCCCACCTCTCTAAACAGAAAATTTGGCCTTACACAGATCTGTTACTACATGATATGGGGCCTGATCTAGCTGATGGTCGACCAGATTACCAAGCCAGTGGGAGTGAGTGGCGAACGCCTCCACTTTGGGGTGTTGGATTACGTGAAGCAGTTAATGGCAGTAACAACCTGCTACATGATGGCCGCGCCCGAACGGTTGAAGAGGCGATTCTCTGGCACGGCGGTGAGGCCAAACAAGTCAGGCGACATTTCGTCAATCTCAAGGCGGATCAACGTCAGTTGTTAATTGAATTTGTGAAATCCCTTTAA